From Thamnophis elegans isolate rThaEle1 chromosome 12, rThaEle1.pri, whole genome shotgun sequence, one genomic window encodes:
- the LOC116515671 gene encoding transmembrane protein 185A isoform X1 yields the protein MNLRGLFQDFNPSKFLIYACLLLFSILLSLRLDDKIEWSYWAVFAPIWLWKLMVIVGASVGTGVWARNPQYRAEGETCVEFKAMLIAVGIHLLLLMFEVLVCDGIERGTRFWLLVFMPLFFVSPVSVAACVWGFRHDRSLELEILCSVNILQFIFIALRLDEIIKWPWLVVCVPLWILMSFLCLVVLYYIVWSVLFLRSMDVIAEQRRTHITMAVSWMTIVVPLLTFEILLVHRLDGHNSFSYIPVFVPLWLSLITLMATTFGQKGGNHWWFGIRKDFCQFLLEIFPFLREYGNISYDLHHEDNEEAEETPLPEAPKIAPMFRKKAGVVITQSPGKYVIPPPKLNIDMPD from the exons ATGAACCTCAGGGGCCTGTTTCAAGATTTCAATCCGAG CAAATTTCTTATTTATGCCTGTCTGCTGCTCTTCTCAATTTTGCTGTCTCTCCGGCTGGATGACAAGATCGAATGGAGCTACTGGGCTGTGTTTGCTCCGATATGGCTGTGGAAGTTAATGGTTATAGTGGGGGCCTCCGTAGGGACGGGGGTTTGGGCCCGGAACCCACAATATCG AGCAGAAGGGGAAACGTGTGTGGAGTTCAAAGCCATGTTAATTGCCGTTGgcatccacctcctcctcctgatgTTTGAAGTTCTGGTTTGTGACGGAATCGAGCGAGGGACCCGTTTCTGGCTGCTGGTTTTCATGCCCCTCTTCTTCGTGTCTCCGGTATCGGTGGCTGCTTGCGTGTGGGGCTTCCGGCACGACCGATCTCTGGAG CTGGAGATCCTGTGCTCCGTCAACATACTCCAGTTCATATTCATTGCCCTCCGACTGGACGAAATCATCAAGTGGCCGTGGCTT GTTGTTTGTGTCCCTCTGTGGATCCTGATGTCCTTCCTCTGCCTGGTGGTGCTGTATTATATCGTCTGGTCAGTCTTGTTCTTGCGCTCGATGGACGTGATCGCCGAACAGAGAAGAACCCACATTACGATGGCCGTCAGTTGGATGACCATCGTGGTTCCGTTGCTCACCTTTGAA atccTGCTGGTGCACAGGCTGGATGGGCACAACTCCTTCTCCTACATCCCCGTCTTCGTCCCGCTGTGGCTTTCGCTGATCACTTTGATGGCAACAACCTTTGGCCAGAAAGGGGGCAATCATT ggTGGTTCGGGATCCGCAAAGACTTCTGCCAGTTCCTGCTGGAGATCTTCCCCTTCCTGAGGGAGTACGGCAATATTTCTTACGATCTGCATCACGAAGACAACGAGGAAGCAGAAGAAACGCCCCTCCCGGAGGCCCCCAAAATCGCTCCGATGTTCCGGAAGAAAGCCGGGGTGGTCATTACCCAGAGCCCCGGGAAGTACGTCATCCCGCCGCCCAAGCTGAATATCGACATGCCAGATTAA
- the LOC116515672 gene encoding LOW QUALITY PROTEIN: heat shock transcription factor, Y-linked-like (The sequence of the model RefSeq protein was modified relative to this genomic sequence to represent the inferred CDS: inserted 2 bases in 2 codons) yields MHNKTAGGDFALRSMIEENAFQALSDGPWAKRPRLSLCEEAGLEDNDFLSLTFPKKLWKIVESEQFKSLWWDDEGSCVVIDEELFKKEVLERKGPMRIFETDCMKSFIRQLNLYGFSKMRQNFQRSASLVEFLAEEKAAYAFSKLQFYHNPNFKRGCPHLLARCKRRVGIXNMPPVAFSLEEDFGEICLKSRSGSPEGPPSLGSSSRENSFLTTSPKDKMHKLGLRKPPVTKGLAGTVGRLRSGFAPSPTPLRSSDQGPPEDTENKINQLAPFHLPQHPNHARVNTHEIDSTTTTSATSLYHVIPPVPNSHFAPMIGLPAFPTMYPDLSAMQAHWASILPFCNPWFSMPMIAAASAISMSRSSHHHRTPSYHHCPNCNCTXNPPSASKGAGPKTADYAGYHR; encoded by the exons ATGCACAACAAAACCGCCGGCGGCGACTTTGCCCTGCGGTCGATGATCGAAGAGAACGCCTTCCAAGCGTTGAGCGACGGGCCCTGGGCGAAGCGGCCCCGCCTGTCGCTCTGCGAGGAAGCCGGCCTGGAAGACAACGATTTCCTCTCGCTGACTTTCCCCAAGAAGCTCTGGAAGATCGTGGAGAGCGAGCAGTTCAAGTCTCTCTGGTGGGACGACGAGGGCAGCTGCGTGGTGATCGACGAGGAGCTGTTCAAGAAGGAGGTGCTGGAGCGCAAAGGGCCCATGCGCATCTTCGAGACGGACTGCATGAAAAGCTTCATCCGCCAGCTGAACCTCTACGGCTTTAGCAAGATGAGGCAGAACTTCCAGCGGTCGGCCTCCCTGGTCGAGTTTTTAGCGGAGGAAAAGGCCGCTTACGCGTTCAGCAAG CTCCAGTTCTACCATAACCCCAATTTTAAGAGAGGATGCCCCCACCTTCTCGCGAGGTGCAAGCGAAGAGTTGGAA AAAACATGCCGCCCGTTGCTTTCTCGCTAGAGGAAGATTTCGGCGAAATCTGTCTGAAGAGCAGGTCCGGAAGCCCAGAAGGTCCACCTTCTCTGGGGTCTTCTTCCCGGGAAAACAGCTTCCTGACCACTTCTCCCAAAGATAAGATGCACAAACTTGGTCTTCGGAAGCCACCTGTGACCAAAGGCCTTGCTGGAACGGTAGGCCGTCTGAGAAGCGGGTTCGCGCCTTCTCCGACCCCTTTGAGGTCTTCAGATCAGGGTCCACCCGAGGACACTGAGAACAAGATCAACCAGCTGGCGCCTTTCCACTTGCCCCAGCACCCCAACCATGCTCGAGTCAACACCCATGAGATCGATTCCACCACCACCACGTCAGCTACCTCATTGTATCACGTCATACCTCCCGTCCCCAACAGCCACTTTGCGCCAATGATTGGGCTGCCCGCCTTCCCAACCATGTATCCAGACTTATCCGCCATGCAAGCTCACTGGGCCAGCATCCTTCCCTTCTGCAACCCGTGGTTCTCCATGCCGATGATAGCGGCCGCTTCGGCTATTTCTATGTCCAGGTCTTCCCATCACCACCGAACTCCTTCATACCACCATTGTCCTAACTGCAACTGTA TCAACCCTCCGTCCGCTTCCAAAGGAGCCGGACCCAAAACAGCAGACTATGCCGGGTACCATCGATAA
- the LOC116515671 gene encoding transmembrane protein 185A isoform X2: MNLRGLFQDFNPRAEGETCVEFKAMLIAVGIHLLLLMFEVLVCDGIERGTRFWLLVFMPLFFVSPVSVAACVWGFRHDRSLELEILCSVNILQFIFIALRLDEIIKWPWLVVCVPLWILMSFLCLVVLYYIVWSVLFLRSMDVIAEQRRTHITMAVSWMTIVVPLLTFEILLVHRLDGHNSFSYIPVFVPLWLSLITLMATTFGQKGGNHWWFGIRKDFCQFLLEIFPFLREYGNISYDLHHEDNEEAEETPLPEAPKIAPMFRKKAGVVITQSPGKYVIPPPKLNIDMPD; this comes from the exons ATGAACCTCAGGGGCCTGTTTCAAGATTTCAATCCGAG AGCAGAAGGGGAAACGTGTGTGGAGTTCAAAGCCATGTTAATTGCCGTTGgcatccacctcctcctcctgatgTTTGAAGTTCTGGTTTGTGACGGAATCGAGCGAGGGACCCGTTTCTGGCTGCTGGTTTTCATGCCCCTCTTCTTCGTGTCTCCGGTATCGGTGGCTGCTTGCGTGTGGGGCTTCCGGCACGACCGATCTCTGGAG CTGGAGATCCTGTGCTCCGTCAACATACTCCAGTTCATATTCATTGCCCTCCGACTGGACGAAATCATCAAGTGGCCGTGGCTT GTTGTTTGTGTCCCTCTGTGGATCCTGATGTCCTTCCTCTGCCTGGTGGTGCTGTATTATATCGTCTGGTCAGTCTTGTTCTTGCGCTCGATGGACGTGATCGCCGAACAGAGAAGAACCCACATTACGATGGCCGTCAGTTGGATGACCATCGTGGTTCCGTTGCTCACCTTTGAA atccTGCTGGTGCACAGGCTGGATGGGCACAACTCCTTCTCCTACATCCCCGTCTTCGTCCCGCTGTGGCTTTCGCTGATCACTTTGATGGCAACAACCTTTGGCCAGAAAGGGGGCAATCATT ggTGGTTCGGGATCCGCAAAGACTTCTGCCAGTTCCTGCTGGAGATCTTCCCCTTCCTGAGGGAGTACGGCAATATTTCTTACGATCTGCATCACGAAGACAACGAGGAAGCAGAAGAAACGCCCCTCCCGGAGGCCCCCAAAATCGCTCCGATGTTCCGGAAGAAAGCCGGGGTGGTCATTACCCAGAGCCCCGGGAAGTACGTCATCCCGCCGCCCAAGCTGAATATCGACATGCCAGATTAA